A window of Roseburia hominis A2-183 genomic DNA:
CTCTCCTGGAAGAACTTATGGATCGCATAGGCAATCAGGGAACGCACGCGGAACACCGCCTCAAAGGTGTTGGTGCGCGGTCTCAAATGAGAGATCGTTCTCAAATACTCAAAGCTGTGTTTCTTCTTCTGCAGCGGATAATCCGGTGTGGAAGCTCCCTCCACCTCAATCTTCTCCGCCTGAATCTCGAACGGCTGCTTCATCTCCGGGGTTGCGACAAGCTTACCCGTCACGATGATTGCCGCGCCGACGTTTAACTTCTCCACTTCCTCAAAGTTCTCCAGCACATTGGAAAATACCACCTGCACCGGCTCAAAGAACGTACCGTCATTGACAACGATAAAGCCGAAATTCTTGGAATTACGAAGACTTCTGACCCATCCGCCGATGGTCACTGTCGTATCCAGATACTCATCCTTGCTGCGAAATAAATCCCTTATATTTACCAGATCCATACATTCCTCCATCCGCAACAGACGGGTGCGCCACTCTGCCGCATCCCGTCTGCCACTCATTATCTCTTTTCTATTATCTTATCTGCATTGCCGCAAAAAATCAATGCTTATTCCTAATTGGCTGCCCCGGTCTTCTCCGTGCCTTCTGCTGCCTCATACGTCGTAGATGCGTTTGTTGCACTGCCCGCCTCTGTTGCATCCGCAGCGTCCTCTGTCACCGCGTCACTCTCTGTGTCCGCAGACGGATCGATGGTCACAACCGCCGTCTCAAGCAGCTGATCCAGCGCCTGGTCGTAGCGGTAGAGATCTGCGAAATAGCGCTTGCCATAGTCGGTATCTCCAAAACCGTAGATATTATACATCGCCTCCACAGACTCGTATCCGTTCTGGCTTACCAGCTGCTCTGCATAGGTATCAATATCGTCCTGGTTCACTTCAACGCCGAGCTCATCTGCGATCGCATCCATAATGAATTCCAGACGGATACTCTTTTCCATTCCCTCATTCCAGTATGCTTCCATCTCCTCGACGGTCTTTCCGTAGTAGGTGCTCACATAATCGGCAAGCTGGCTCTCGTCTCCGTTGCAGTTCTGCTCAATGTACTGTCTTCTGTAATCATCCACACGCGCAGTAAGATAATCCTCCGGCACTTCCGCCTCACAATTATCTATAAGATAATTCTGCACGGCAGTCGTAGTGTCTTTCTGCTTATTATACTCGGCACTGCTCTCCATGTAGCTGCGGATCTGATCGTACATCTCATCCACGGTATCTACCTGGAACTGCTCCTTGGCAAATGCGTCATCCACATCATCGATCGTCATTTCCTTCTGAATGGAGTTGACCGTAAATGTAAAGACTACTGCTTTTCCTGCCAGATCCGTGTTGCCATAATCATCCGGAAATGTCACGTCACAGTCGATCACATCTCCGACAGAAGCGCCCTTTAAGCCGTCCGTAAATCCGTCGATGTAGCCTGTTCCTGTGGCAGATGCGTTCTGGTACACATCAATGTTCTGATTCTCGGCGGTACCTCCGCTAAACGCTGTTCCGTCAAGCTTGCCAACGTAATCCACATTGACAATGTCTCCCTCCTCGACCGTGGTCTTGTCCGGATCTGCCATATAGAACGGACCATAGTTGTCAAACATCTGCTTGAAATAGTCCTTTACCTTCTGGTCATCCACGTCATAATCCCCGGTGATCGTAACCGGAATCGCGCTGTAATCACAGAGTGTTACATAATCGCTTCCCTTCAGGTCAAACGCGCTGCTCGCACACGGAGTGCTTGTGATCGTACCGGAAACCGCACTGTCTGCAAGACCCTCGGTTGACGTTGCGCTCTCTGTCGCCTCTGTCGCTGCCGGATCGGCGTCCTTTGCTCCGCATCCTGCTGCACCAAACGCCATCATAGCGCAAAGCATCAGTGCTACTGTTCTCTTCTTCATATACAAATACCCTTTCTATTCCCTCTTTTGGCGAATTCTGTTTCGCCAACACTAACCTTAGTATCGTACCACATTTCCCTCAAAAAAGGAAGCAGACAAGCCAAACTTTCACAAATGTTTCAAATACAAGATTGCTTTTTTGCCGAATCAATGCTACAATTAAATGCAGTTTGATTGTAGGAGGATTTTACCATGAGTACCGTAAACATTGTATTGCTGGTTATTCTTGCCGTCCTCATTGTCGGCTTGATCGTATTATATTTTCTCGGCAAAAAGGCGCAGAAAAAGAGAGACGAGCAGGAGGCACAGCTTGCAGCCAACGCCCAGACCGTCTCCATGCTGATCATCGATAAAAAGCGGATGCGCCTGAAAGATTCGGGACTTCCGCAGGTTGTCATCGACCAGACACCGAAGATGATGCGCCATTCCAAGCTTCCAATCGTAAAGGCAAAGGTTGGTCCGAAGGTGATGTCACTGATCGCAGACGAAGCCGTCTATGATCTGATTCCGCTGAAGAAGGAAGTCAAAGCGACCGTGAGCGGCATCTATATCACGAAGGTAACCGGCGTCAGAGGGCCTCTTGAGAAGCCGCAGGGCAAGAAGAGCTTCCGTGCGAGAATGCAGGAAAAAGCCAAAAAGGCGAATGCAGAGCTGGAAAAAGAAAAGGCAGAACTTGCCAAAGAGAAGGCAGCAAAGAAGAAGAAAAAATAAGCAGCTATTTAAAATGCAGGGTATTTCAGATTTTGAAATTCCCTGCATTTTTTGATTGAATATTCATGGTAATCTTGCAGTCCGCCATGTGCTCATAATTCACTTCCAGCGCATAATCCACTTTTACGGACAGATTGTGTTCCGTCTCCTCCACCTGCACTTTCGTGGCGTCAATTCCGATCAGCAGATTCCCGTACGGCGTATAATAATAGGTGACATTTTTCTTGTCCTTTTCAAACATCATATGTACATTCGTCTCACCACGCTTCGTGATATCAAGTACCTCATCCCCGAGCTTGATGATATTTTTGGTGGTACCCGCCGTATCCTCCGCCACCTCGTCATACAGAATATAATGCCTGCCGTTCTTCTTATAATAAGAACCGGAGGTAATCACCTCTACCGGTTCACTGTTTTCTCCCCCAGCAAACTGAAGACCGCTGATGGAGATCAATACATCTTTTGTCATCGTTACACTCCCTTTTATCTCAACTCATATTACCGGCTTTTGGCGGAATAATCAAGCCTATTCTTTCAGGTCGTCCAAAAATGTCAGATAGCGGCAGCGCACCTTATAATTTCCCTCCTCAAGCACCGCCCGGTATTCCTCCTTGGACAACACTTTTTTCAGTTCCTCCCCGGCGCTCTCATCCACGACTTCATACATACTTCCCTCAAAGCACATATTCGGGTACATGACGCACCACCAGTTATGACCTTCGCCCTCTCCGATCACAACCCGCAGCGCCTCATATTTCCCCGCCGGGAAGG
This region includes:
- a CDS encoding DUF1934 domain-containing protein — encoded protein: MTKDVLISISGLQFAGGENSEPVEVITSGSYYKKNGRHYILYDEVAEDTAGTTKNIIKLGDEVLDITKRGETNVHMMFEKDKKNVTYYYTPYGNLLIGIDATKVQVEETEHNLSVKVDYALEVNYEHMADCKITMNIQSKNAGNFKI
- a CDS encoding trigger factor produces the protein MKKRTVALMLCAMMAFGAAGCGAKDADPAATEATESATSTEGLADSAVSGTITSTPCASSAFDLKGSDYVTLCDYSAIPVTITGDYDVDDQKVKDYFKQMFDNYGPFYMADPDKTTVEEGDIVNVDYVGKLDGTAFSGGTAENQNIDVYQNASATGTGYIDGFTDGLKGASVGDVIDCDVTFPDDYGNTDLAGKAVVFTFTVNSIQKEMTIDDVDDAFAKEQFQVDTVDEMYDQIRSYMESSAEYNKQKDTTTAVQNYLIDNCEAEVPEDYLTARVDDYRRQYIEQNCNGDESQLADYVSTYYGKTVEEMEAYWNEGMEKSIRLEFIMDAIADELGVEVNQDDIDTYAEQLVSQNGYESVEAMYNIYGFGDTDYGKRYFADLYRYDQALDQLLETAVVTIDPSADTESDAVTEDAADATEAGSATNASTTYEAAEGTEKTGAAN